The Cohnella abietis genome has a segment encoding these proteins:
- a CDS encoding pseudouridine synthase, which yields MKVTIRLDKMLGNLGYGTRSQIKILIKQGAVAVNGKLAKDHGMQINPKEDEVVLDGETIKYRDTVYVLLHKPAGVISATEDSRDQTVIDLLDEDLAVLSPFPVGRLDKDTEGLLIITNDGKLSHELLSPRKHVPKTYRALVAGDVGTDDAEAFLKGVALDDGYETMPAQLLVRAKTRNDGAPEVEDELYATEMIDAIKLAPKQEEEISMDVLSWIELTIHEGKFHQVKRMFEAVGKKVLYLRRISMGPLQLDASLAPGEWRELTEEEVESLRNYRKEGKV from the coding sequence ATGAAGGTAACAATACGATTGGACAAGATGCTCGGAAATCTAGGATATGGCACACGTAGCCAAATTAAAATTCTTATTAAACAAGGTGCAGTCGCTGTAAACGGAAAGCTAGCTAAAGATCACGGAATGCAAATTAATCCCAAAGAAGATGAAGTGGTGCTTGATGGGGAAACGATAAAATATCGAGACACTGTATATGTCCTGCTTCATAAGCCTGCAGGAGTCATTTCTGCGACTGAGGATAGCCGGGACCAAACGGTCATCGACTTGCTGGATGAAGATTTGGCTGTGCTGTCACCCTTTCCTGTTGGGCGGCTGGATAAAGACACCGAAGGCTTGCTAATTATTACGAATGACGGGAAGCTATCTCATGAATTATTGTCACCACGTAAGCATGTCCCCAAGACATACCGGGCTCTAGTAGCAGGTGATGTTGGAACGGACGATGCTGAGGCCTTCTTAAAGGGTGTAGCTTTAGATGACGGCTACGAGACTATGCCAGCGCAATTGCTGGTGAGGGCAAAAACAAGAAATGATGGGGCCCCTGAAGTTGAAGATGAGCTTTATGCTACTGAGATGATAGACGCCATTAAGCTTGCACCTAAGCAAGAGGAAGAGATTTCGATGGATGTTCTTAGCTGGATTGAGCTTACGATTCACGAAGGTAAATTCCATCAGGTTAAAAGGATGTTCGAAGCAGTTGGTAAAAAGGTGCTGTACCTGAGGCGTATTTCGATGGGGCCGCTACAGCTGGATGCGTCTCTCGCTCCTGGAGAGTGGAGAGAGCTGACTGAAGAAGAAGTGGAGAGTTTGCGTAATTATCGGAAGGAAGGCAAGGTATGA
- a CDS encoding D-2-hydroxyacid dehydrogenase — MPSLLLLFELKAVQVQQIQELIPDWTIVTGSPDQISHEQYLEAEVVCGWNATMGKILETEGSKLKWVQTSSAGVDKLPLDRLKSLGIQLSSASGIHPASMTETLFAMLLSFSRNLHHAIRHQSQQQWQPSERYHLLSGKTMGIIGVGAIGEEFARIAVAFGMRTIGVRRSSLPSSNVEKMYGIDQLKEVLSQSDVVVNVLPYTEETHHLFDKERLGWIRPGALFFNMGRGPSVDTDALIQALENGSLAGAGLDVFETEPLPADHPLWKLDNVIITPHIGGWTDNYKQRVADILMDNLKAYLAVGKPERNVVNLERSY; from the coding sequence ATGCCTAGTCTACTTCTACTATTCGAGCTTAAAGCCGTTCAAGTGCAACAAATACAAGAGCTAATTCCAGATTGGACAATCGTTACTGGTAGCCCTGATCAAATATCTCACGAGCAATATCTAGAAGCCGAGGTTGTGTGTGGTTGGAATGCTACTATGGGAAAAATATTGGAAACGGAAGGCTCCAAGCTAAAATGGGTACAAACGAGCTCTGCTGGTGTTGATAAGCTTCCTCTAGATAGGCTTAAGAGTCTTGGCATTCAACTAAGTAGTGCTAGCGGCATTCACCCAGCATCCATGACAGAAACTCTGTTTGCCATGCTGCTTTCCTTTAGCCGTAATTTACATCATGCGATTCGCCATCAAAGCCAACAGCAATGGCAGCCGTCCGAACGCTATCATTTACTCTCGGGTAAAACAATGGGCATTATCGGGGTTGGAGCTATTGGAGAGGAATTCGCTCGTATCGCAGTTGCGTTCGGTATGCGTACAATTGGGGTAAGGCGCAGCTCGCTTCCCTCTTCAAACGTAGAGAAGATGTATGGTATTGACCAGCTCAAAGAGGTATTGTCACAAAGCGATGTTGTTGTTAACGTGCTACCTTATACAGAGGAAACTCACCATTTGTTCGACAAGGAGCGTTTGGGGTGGATACGTCCGGGTGCTTTATTTTTTAATATGGGACGTGGTCCGTCGGTTGATACAGATGCATTGATTCAAGCCTTGGAGAATGGCTCGCTTGCTGGTGCAGGGCTTGACGTCTTTGAAACAGAGCCGTTACCAGCCGATCATCCTCTATGGAAGCTGGATAACGTCATTATTACCCCTCATATCGGGGGATGGACAGACAACTATAAGCAAAGAGTAGCCGATATTCTAATGGACAACCTGAAAGCTTATTTAGCAGTAGGAAAGCCGGAGCGTAATGTAGTTAATTTAGAGCGCAGCTATTAA
- a CDS encoding GGDEF domain-containing protein, with amino-acid sequence MYTIILTSSDYSFLFSSAMAVVIVALMLFMSYRIYEHNRRQAYRSLLTSLAFILIHHSLQLAFALKLTPSIPSLEFIGKLLQVYAFIVINFAVFELYHRRRTRTRIWFYGLLGTALLIALGDILPGVSSSNGDWMSNIHSTPALDSFLLMLGPLFALMFAPHIGQPRKYMASIMVAFSMQLFVISSTYWAPEVLIFRTIAGLLPIVYYILLFMILFERVVEILQSVYRSSITDGLTNLYNRRYFMGRLDQELRTGRALGVIFCDIDNFKKLNDTHGHHKADGVLKQVSALLMEETEGIGLSGRYGGEELVAFVIGPSSVCKKVAEAIRSRTEKESIVTISIGFSMAAVGETAEVLMKQADEAMYNSKTSGKNRVTNYAKLKGINAAEASFLKRRDG; translated from the coding sequence ATGTATACTATCATCCTTACTTCCAGTGATTACAGTTTTCTTTTTTCCTCCGCTATGGCTGTCGTCATTGTGGCCCTGATGTTATTCATGTCCTACCGAATATATGAGCACAATCGCAGGCAAGCTTACCGATCATTGCTCACATCTCTTGCGTTTATTCTCATCCACCACTCGCTTCAGCTAGCGTTTGCCTTAAAGCTTACACCGTCCATTCCTTCTTTGGAATTCATCGGCAAGCTACTACAAGTATATGCATTCATCGTCATCAATTTCGCTGTATTTGAGCTCTACCATCGTCGTCGCACCCGAACACGCATTTGGTTTTATGGCTTGCTTGGAACCGCGCTGCTTATTGCCCTTGGAGACATACTGCCGGGAGTCTCTTCATCCAATGGTGATTGGATGAGCAATATTCATTCAACACCTGCGCTAGATAGCTTTCTGCTTATGCTTGGGCCATTGTTTGCGCTGATGTTTGCCCCCCATATTGGCCAGCCTCGTAAATATATGGCTAGCATTATGGTCGCATTTTCAATGCAGCTCTTTGTCATTTCAAGCACCTATTGGGCACCAGAGGTCCTTATTTTTAGAACGATAGCGGGCCTGCTACCAATTGTATATTACATTCTTTTATTTATGATTTTATTCGAGCGTGTTGTCGAAATTCTTCAATCTGTTTACCGTTCTTCGATTACAGATGGTCTAACAAACCTGTACAATAGAAGGTACTTCATGGGAAGATTGGATCAGGAGCTTCGGACCGGAAGAGCTCTTGGCGTTATTTTCTGCGATATCGACAATTTCAAGAAGCTAAACGATACGCATGGACATCATAAGGCAGATGGAGTTCTTAAGCAGGTATCAGCTCTTCTGATGGAGGAAACCGAAGGAATTGGATTATCCGGTCGCTACGGCGGTGAGGAGCTAGTCGCTTTCGTCATTGGACCTTCGTCTGTGTGCAAGAAAGTTGCTGAAGCCATTCGCTCGCGGACAGAAAAGGAATCAATCGTTACAATCAGCATTGGTTTCAGTATGGCTGCGGTAGGCGAGACAGCTGAGGTGCTTATGAAGCAGGCGGATGAGGCGATGTATAATAGTAAAACATCTGGTAAAAACCGTGTTACGAATTACGCAAAGCTTAAAGGAATAAATGCCGCTGAAGCAAGCTTTCTGAAACGCCGTGATGGTTAA
- a CDS encoding metallophosphoesterase family protein: protein MGIPFTFVHAADLHLDSPFKGLTKVPDAVRERLRESTFAALRGLCDIVRREKVDFVVLAGDLFDAADRSLRAQLRLQRALGEMTALGAQVYIVHGNHDPESGRQAKLDWPEGVHVFDSGGVGCLPAFSRDGELVAHVYGISYPTQAVTDNLALRFKKKEGAPFHLALLHANVDGDSSHDNYAPCKLEELANAGFQYWALGHVHNRRILHEYPHVVYPGNIQGRSIRETGGKGAYVVSVSDTGSIDMRFRDVADVLWQEISVSIAGIEREQELKNRLLTALEEVGREAEGRPALVRIRLEGRGVLHDRLLQPIVAEEWLEELREWLGEPEDSKAWIWPETIVVRTGGLLQLETASEESGFVGELLRRGVAATQQSDLSKALLDEAIDALYRQPKIREWLDSRSHEERAQWISQAMELSLSLLREEDAG from the coding sequence GTGGGTATTCCTTTTACCTTTGTACATGCGGCAGATCTTCATCTTGATAGTCCCTTCAAAGGGCTGACCAAGGTGCCGGATGCCGTTCGGGAGCGACTGCGCGAATCGACCTTCGCTGCACTACGGGGGCTCTGTGACATTGTTAGACGTGAAAAAGTAGATTTTGTTGTGCTGGCGGGGGATCTGTTCGATGCAGCAGATCGTTCCCTTCGGGCACAGCTTCGTCTGCAACGTGCTCTTGGTGAGATGACTGCCCTTGGAGCCCAGGTATATATTGTGCATGGCAATCATGATCCCGAAAGCGGACGTCAGGCGAAGCTTGATTGGCCTGAAGGGGTACATGTTTTTGATTCGGGCGGCGTAGGATGCTTGCCTGCTTTTTCTCGTGATGGCGAATTAGTAGCCCATGTGTATGGTATTTCTTATCCGACGCAAGCAGTGACCGATAACTTGGCACTTCGTTTCAAGAAAAAGGAGGGAGCACCCTTTCACTTGGCATTACTGCATGCTAATGTGGACGGTGATTCATCCCATGACAACTATGCGCCTTGCAAGCTAGAAGAGCTGGCAAATGCCGGATTTCAATATTGGGCGCTTGGTCACGTACATAATCGTCGTATTTTGCACGAATATCCTCATGTCGTCTATCCAGGAAATATACAGGGGCGCAGCATCCGTGAAACGGGTGGCAAGGGCGCTTACGTTGTCTCGGTCTCAGATACGGGATCTATTGATATGCGCTTTCGCGATGTTGCAGATGTGCTGTGGCAGGAAATCTCGGTATCGATTGCTGGTATAGAGAGGGAGCAGGAGCTCAAAAACCGACTGCTGACAGCGCTTGAGGAAGTGGGGCGAGAAGCAGAAGGACGTCCGGCTTTGGTACGTATTCGGTTAGAAGGCCGTGGTGTTCTGCATGATCGACTTTTGCAGCCCATTGTAGCTGAGGAATGGCTTGAGGAGCTAAGAGAATGGTTAGGTGAACCTGAGGACAGCAAAGCTTGGATATGGCCAGAAACAATTGTTGTTCGAACAGGTGGATTGCTGCAGCTGGAGACAGCCTCTGAGGAGAGTGGCTTTGTTGGTGAGCTTCTTCGTAGAGGAGTTGCAGCAACGCAGCAATCGGATTTATCCAAGGCGTTGCTTGATGAAGCAATAGACGCGCTATATCGACAGCCGAAAATTCGGGAATGGCTTGATTCTAGGAGCCATGAGGAACGGGCCCAATGGATAAGTCAGGCGATGGAGCTTTCCTTGTCATTGCTGAGGGAAGAAGATGCCGGGTGA
- a CDS encoding DUF309 domain-containing protein, with product MTGSGRQADRLKGLMNDPRYFAYISYFNKDQDYFECHEVMEELWLEEGRSPLLQGLVQVALGLHHWDNGNVTGAVKLMTSALNKLTVYADDVILGLDMVSLRANLKSGLEALTVMGAPFEPFRLEVKDQLLARAVTEWEAGPRSLGDEKEE from the coding sequence ATGACAGGCTCTGGGAGACAAGCAGATCGTTTAAAGGGCTTGATGAATGATCCTCGCTACTTTGCTTATATCTCCTATTTTAATAAGGATCAAGATTATTTTGAGTGCCATGAGGTTATGGAGGAGCTGTGGTTGGAGGAAGGCCGCAGTCCCCTGCTTCAGGGGCTTGTTCAGGTTGCGTTAGGCCTGCACCATTGGGACAATGGGAATGTTACGGGAGCTGTGAAGCTAATGACGTCTGCCTTAAATAAGCTTACCGTCTATGCGGATGATGTTATTCTAGGACTTGATATGGTTTCGTTGCGTGCGAATTTGAAATCTGGTTTGGAAGCGCTAACAGTGATGGGGGCTCCATTCGAACCGTTTAGGCTAGAGGTGAAGGATCAGTTGCTAGCTCGCGCGGTTACAGAATGGGAAGCGGGGCCAAGGAGCCTCGGAGATGAGAAAGAGGAGTAA
- a CDS encoding quinone-dependent dihydroorotate dehydrogenase yields the protein MLYQIAKPFLFKMDPEAAHHLIVDGMGVSAKIPGMPSLLSAVWGTKDSPELAVDLFGLHFNHPVGLAAGLDKNAKAVTGLSRIGLSFLEVGTVTPKGQAGNEQPRLFRLPPDEALINRMGFNNDGADVMAERLSKLSRHRIPLAVNIGKNKLTPNENAADDYRACVQKLFPYGDFFVVNISSPNTPDLRALQHGDELRSLLDAVKDEMGKQAERHGELPKPILVKIAPDNTEEQIMYMAEAIQLSGMSGIIATNTTISRDGLTHKSAGEMGGLSGRPLTQRSTEVIRSLYRITQGKLPIIGSGGIFTADDAYEKIRAGASLVEVYTALIYKGPALLKEIHGGLKKKLKQDGFTRITQAIGADHR from the coding sequence TTGTTGTACCAAATAGCTAAACCCTTCTTATTCAAAATGGACCCTGAAGCTGCACATCATCTGATCGTAGACGGAATGGGTGTTTCTGCGAAAATCCCAGGTATGCCCTCGCTGCTATCTGCAGTATGGGGCACGAAAGATTCTCCAGAGCTGGCAGTCGACTTATTCGGTCTTCATTTTAATCATCCTGTTGGCTTGGCTGCAGGTCTTGATAAGAACGCGAAGGCAGTGACTGGCCTATCGAGAATTGGATTATCTTTTCTAGAAGTGGGAACCGTTACTCCGAAGGGGCAAGCTGGTAATGAGCAGCCTCGTTTGTTTAGGCTTCCTCCGGATGAAGCGCTTATTAATAGGATGGGCTTCAATAATGATGGAGCAGATGTAATGGCTGAGCGGCTCTCGAAGCTTTCTCGGCATCGGATACCTCTAGCCGTAAATATTGGTAAGAATAAGCTTACACCTAATGAAAATGCAGCGGATGACTATCGGGCTTGTGTGCAGAAGCTGTTTCCTTATGGTGATTTTTTCGTTGTGAATATTAGCTCACCTAATACTCCGGATTTAAGGGCTCTGCAGCATGGAGACGAATTACGTAGTCTACTTGACGCGGTCAAGGATGAGATGGGTAAGCAAGCTGAAAGACATGGTGAATTACCGAAGCCAATTTTAGTAAAGATTGCTCCGGATAATACGGAAGAGCAAATCATGTACATGGCTGAAGCTATTCAGCTTAGTGGAATGTCAGGTATTATCGCTACGAATACAACGATTAGTCGTGATGGATTAACACACAAGAGTGCAGGAGAAATGGGCGGGCTTAGCGGTCGTCCGCTAACGCAACGTTCGACGGAAGTCATCCGAAGCTTATACCGAATTACACAAGGAAAGCTTCCAATTATCGGCTCTGGCGGCATTTTCACAGCAGATGATGCTTATGAAAAAATTCGTGCGGGGGCAAGTTTAGTAGAAGTATACACCGCGCTTATTTATAAGGGGCCTGCATTATTAAAGGAAATACATGGCGGCTTGAAGAAGAAATTAAAGCAAGATGGATTTACTCGTATTACGCAAGCGATAGGCGCGGATCACCGTTAG
- a CDS encoding Cof-type HAD-IIB family hydrolase, whose product MSYRLIALDIDGTLLNDHHEVTPRVREAVRAAAEQGAEIVLCTGRGSTSALSVLNDLGLKGTMITHNGASIIDSETREVLYDTVISHEHAQTYVTFFRERGIHYDMNTAFDLYVEQMNEEISQMYSNMLAIPILRSEEEGFPERMVKMSIFAPKAVLDEVEAEWIGWHHELQTVRSGDSFFDVQHLHASKGKALEQLANLRGIAREHILAIGNYYNDTAMITYAGWGVAMANSPNEVKAIADEVTISNNEDGVAVVLEQRVLR is encoded by the coding sequence ATGAGCTATCGCCTAATTGCTTTAGACATAGATGGAACGTTATTGAATGATCATCATGAGGTAACTCCAAGGGTTCGTGAAGCCGTAAGAGCAGCAGCGGAGCAAGGCGCGGAAATCGTGCTTTGCACCGGCCGGGGTTCAACTAGCGCGCTATCCGTCCTTAATGACCTAGGACTAAAGGGAACGATGATTACCCATAACGGCGCATCCATAATCGATAGTGAAACACGCGAAGTTTTATACGACACCGTCATTTCACATGAGCATGCGCAGACGTATGTGACTTTTTTCCGGGAACGCGGCATTCATTATGACATGAATACAGCCTTTGATTTGTATGTGGAACAAATGAATGAAGAGATTTCGCAGATGTATAGCAACATGCTGGCTATACCCATCCTGCGGAGCGAGGAAGAAGGATTTCCGGAGCGGATGGTGAAAATGTCCATTTTTGCGCCAAAAGCTGTGTTAGATGAAGTGGAAGCCGAATGGATAGGATGGCATCATGAGCTGCAAACGGTGAGAAGCGGGGATTCTTTCTTCGATGTGCAGCACTTGCATGCTAGTAAAGGAAAAGCGCTGGAACAGCTGGCTAACCTTCGAGGAATTGCGCGTGAGCACATCCTTGCAATTGGCAATTATTATAATGATACGGCTATGATTACTTACGCGGGTTGGGGAGTCGCAATGGCCAATTCCCCTAATGAGGTAAAGGCAATAGCGGATGAAGTAACGATTTCCAACAATGAAGATGGCGTAGCGGTAGTGCTAGAACAAAGGGTACTAAGATAA
- a CDS encoding sporulation protein YjcZ: protein MSGAAGGYYASAAFVLVLFILLVIILRAGY, encoded by the coding sequence ATGTCTGGTGCAGCCGGCGGATATTATGCATCTGCAGCCTTCGTGCTGGTCTTGTTCATTCTGCTAGTCATCATCTTGCGCGCTGGTTACTAA
- a CDS encoding GTP pyrophosphokinase, translating into MDGRDWGKFLLPYEQAAEELKVKLKALRSELKARDEYAPIEFVTGRVKRVSSILEKARRLSVPLDRIELGIEDIAGIRIMCQFVDDIYRVAELIRQRKDLKLVYEKDYITNYKDSGYRSYHLIVEYPVQTSLGSKPVLAEIQIRTLAMNFWATIEHSLNYKYRDQLPSHVRERLRKAAEAAFQLDTEMSSIRQEIVDAQQDFEESSVIVRRVLNEIQELYFFRRVREAAQFQLRFNELWEHDDVWGLKELSLEIQAALDRAGKGGTS; encoded by the coding sequence ATGGACGGAAGGGACTGGGGGAAGTTCCTGCTTCCCTATGAGCAAGCTGCGGAAGAGCTTAAGGTTAAGCTGAAGGCACTCCGTTCTGAGCTTAAGGCTAGAGATGAGTATGCTCCGATTGAATTCGTTACAGGTCGAGTGAAGCGGGTATCAAGCATATTGGAAAAAGCACGTCGACTATCTGTGCCGCTTGATCGGATCGAGCTTGGCATTGAGGATATTGCGGGCATCCGAATTATGTGTCAGTTCGTGGACGATATATACCGTGTAGCTGAATTAATTCGCCAGCGTAAGGACCTGAAGCTTGTATATGAGAAAGACTATATAACAAACTACAAGGACAGTGGTTATCGGAGCTACCATCTCATCGTCGAATACCCGGTGCAGACTTCTCTTGGTTCTAAGCCTGTCCTGGCAGAAATACAAATCCGTACACTGGCGATGAATTTCTGGGCGACGATCGAGCATTCTTTGAATTACAAATATCGTGATCAATTGCCTTCTCATGTTAGAGAAAGGCTACGCAAGGCAGCTGAAGCGGCTTTCCAGCTCGATACAGAGATGTCCAGCATACGTCAGGAGATTGTAGATGCGCAGCAGGATTTCGAAGAAAGCTCAGTTATCGTACGGCGGGTGCTTAACGAGATTCAGGAGCTTTATTTTTTCCGTAGAGTAAGAGAGGCTGCTCAGTTCCAACTTCGCTTTAATGAGCTGTGGGAGCATGACGATGTGTGGGGCCTTAAAGAGCTATCCCTCGAAATTCAGGCCGCTTTGGACCGTGCAGGAAAGGGCGGGACAAGTTAA
- a CDS encoding glycosyltransferase family 4 protein — protein MNILQALFFPPEQPGGVSSMVPHIGERFRKIGWEMELFSLPRRIRNKGHDPIKFETFDWQTYAGNAIVDKYIQTYKDYIWWVKLRLSGQKYDLIHAHHPIAALAMKHIFVDTPVLMTIHSSYERELILNGRIADGGAEHRFLTAIYTELEHQTDQLMTVSNSFAKYIGTYLKEPELIEVIPNGYDEKRFKPVPHENEVTQLVTVCRLVPAKGLDILLRACAELRQRDIKFVLHIIGDGPIREELEALSQSLGIYDDTIFYGYMLHPEELMPFFDVFVLPSRAEAFGSVFAEAALCLLSLVGTDVGGISEQIENGANGLLVPSENPVALADALETVINDPHFRYEMARAGWNKAKKTYSLNRVISELKRIYTSFDKEIEQEQGTDKQET, from the coding sequence TTGAACATTTTACAGGCGTTGTTTTTCCCCCCGGAGCAGCCGGGAGGTGTCTCATCCATGGTACCCCATATCGGGGAGCGATTCCGCAAAATAGGCTGGGAAATGGAACTGTTCTCACTGCCAAGGCGAATTCGCAACAAAGGACATGACCCAATCAAGTTCGAGACCTTTGACTGGCAGACCTATGCGGGCAATGCCATTGTGGACAAATATATTCAAACCTATAAGGATTACATTTGGTGGGTGAAGCTAAGGCTTTCCGGTCAGAAATACGATCTCATCCATGCGCATCATCCAATTGCTGCACTAGCGATGAAGCATATTTTTGTGGATACCCCAGTATTAATGACGATTCATTCAAGCTATGAACGAGAGCTAATATTAAACGGCCGAATTGCCGATGGTGGCGCTGAGCATCGTTTTCTGACTGCGATATACACAGAATTAGAGCATCAAACGGATCAGCTGATGACGGTTTCGAACTCTTTTGCTAAATATATCGGCACTTACTTGAAAGAACCTGAGCTTATTGAAGTAATTCCTAACGGATATGATGAGAAAAGGTTTAAACCAGTCCCTCATGAGAACGAGGTTACCCAGCTTGTAACCGTATGTCGACTCGTTCCGGCCAAGGGATTGGATATTCTTCTGAGGGCTTGTGCTGAGCTTCGCCAAAGAGACATTAAGTTCGTTCTTCATATTATTGGAGACGGCCCTATTCGTGAAGAGCTTGAGGCATTGTCTCAGAGCTTAGGCATATATGATGATACGATTTTCTACGGGTACATGCTTCATCCTGAGGAATTAATGCCCTTCTTTGATGTATTTGTTTTACCGTCACGTGCAGAGGCATTTGGTTCGGTATTCGCCGAAGCGGCATTGTGCTTACTGTCCCTAGTAGGAACAGACGTTGGAGGCATCTCGGAGCAAATTGAGAATGGCGCCAACGGCTTGCTTGTCCCATCAGAGAATCCTGTTGCTCTCGCAGACGCTCTAGAAACGGTAATTAACGATCCCCATTTCCGATATGAGATGGCACGAGCAGGCTGGAATAAAGCGAAGAAAACATACTCCCTTAATCGGGTCATTAGTGAGCTCAAAAGGATTTATACGTCATTCGATAAAGAAATCGAGCAAGAGCAAGGGACGGACAAACAGGAGACGTGA